The Camelus bactrianus isolate YW-2024 breed Bactrian camel chromosome 1, ASM4877302v1, whole genome shotgun sequence genome segment aaagtgtttttaaatattttcgaGAAATAGTTTCCTGTGTAAAATCATCTGTGGTGCATTCTTAAAGGCAGAGAAAATTATTTGATTATAAACTTTTCTTTATGTGCTTTGAGAGTGCTAATTTCATTCATGAAATGCATGATTCTTAAGAAGGTATGTGTGTGGCAGCTGGGATCATTTATGCTCTCAAgagtttaagaaattattttttggtaCTTTTAGCAAATCTTGAAGGAACCCAAAATGGCGGCTTCTATTATGAATCCCTATGTAAAGCGTTCCATTAAAGTGAAAAGCCTGAATGACATGTCAGCAAAAGAGAGGTTTTCTCCCCTCACGTCCAATCTGATCAGTAAGTATTAGAGCTTTTTTACTGAAATCTTTGAAAATTCTGCTCCTGAAACTGTGGTCCGTGGACCAGGAATATTGCATCACCTGCCTTTGATAGTCAAGAATCTCGGGGATTCCcaacctgctgaatcagaatctgcatttaaacTAGCTCCCCAAGTGGCTTGTTTGCACACTGAAGTTTGAGGAGCACTGTCTAAAGGATATTAAGATGTAGGAATGTCTGATTGCATAGTCAGTAGTTGCAACGCATGGAGGAGACCAGTGGGATTCAtaccaagaagagaaaaatggtttGTAGCCAGTGGCTGTGCCTCTGTCCTTGAAGACATTTGCAGTCTTTGGTACCTTTGGATTGCTTTTCAAATCCTATGGTCACTCAGAATCCAAAAAAAGTGTATTGTGAATGTAGACAGTGTGTTAGTTAATTTTGAGAATTTGTAGCCAACATTGGAATCtggcataaaaatgaaaatcagattgCAAGCTGTGATCAAGAAATCTGTTCCAGATTTGTGTGACACACACCCCCTTACAAATTTAAATGCTTGTCAGcacagtctctctttttttttttttaacattgaatatactttttaaataacaAGTTGGATCTTCTCCATTCACATTCTTAAAATACATTGAATATAGTATTTTAAAGCCACAAATCTAAGTTTGCTTTTGAGGTGAATATAATATTTCATGAATAACCTGACATAAGTGAGATATCTTTACTTTCCCAGACTTGCTTGCTGAGAATGGTCGCTTGAGCAACACCCCTGGCGTCATTTCTGCCTTCTCCACCATGATGAGCGTCCACCGCGGAGAAGTACCTTGCATGGTTACCACTGCGTCTGTAAGTAATAAGCTGTTGGTGCTGCATTTGCCTTGACATTCCATGTGTCACATTTCGcagaaccaaaaaagaaaaaaaaaaaaagcaggctaaAATCAAGAAATTGGGAAGGTGGCTTGTCATTCGGGGGTTTGCTTCATTTATACCAGTTTCTGTGAACTGCTTTGGAAGGACCAGCATGTGTCTTCTTAGTGCTTCCTTAACCAGCAATTATTCATAAGGACTGTAGATTGGGTCAAAATGTGTTGGGAAATACTGGTTTGCAGTCTACTACAGGTTTGAGTTATTCTGTAAATACCATACTAAGTAGTTTACTGAAGTGGGTTTCTCATCTTCTGTGGTCATGAATGGGAAAGGATGAGGTGGCTGGGCCCTTTGATCTTGCTGACTTGCTGAAGTTGACTGTAATAACAGCCACCATTGACTGGAACCTACCATAGGCTGAgtactttataatttattattttatttaacatcagAGGTCTGTGTGAAGCAGAAGTgtaattatccttattttaccaatgaggaaactgcagcCCATGGAGATGGAGTTGCATGCCTGAGCCCACAAAAGGTGGGACTAGGATCTGAGCACAGGCCTCTCTCAAAGGTCCACGTTCCTCGGGTCCTCAGGCACTGCCTCCTCACAGCTCATTTCCTTGCTGTCTTAAATACGTCTTCTCTTCTCACTGTAGTTCAGCCAGTACGGGAAGACAGCCTTGGGACTTGTCAGTAGAGCACGGTAGATTTACTTGGGGTACACAGCACCTGATCTCACCTGGGTTAATACTGCTAGTGTTTGAGAGATTTCTGACTTTCCAGAAGAACACAATTTCGAAGAGACCTTTTAGCACATAGTACATATTTGTGCACTTGTAGTTCAGTAGTTGGTGCCCCCAAAGCACATACCTGGCTGAGAAGCCTCACAGCTCAGATGTTCCCCCGAGCCCCGCATGGCCGCGCTGGTCCTCCCCGACAGTGGAGCTCAGACGCGGCTTCCCTAGCCAGACGGTACAGTCACACCATCCCTGTGGCCAAGCACTGATGCCAGCCATTCTTCTGTGGTTACaaggacatgattttttttttaagagtgcttgcttttgtaaaaattttttaaaaccaattgATCCTAGTGCTTTTGATGTTGAAAATCCTGGGTAAATAAGTttccactgtttaaaaaaaaaaaagtgtacctTGATTAATGATTAAAGGAACAGACTTGAGAAATAGACTGATTCCAAATATTGGCGCTAGTCCTCTCTTGCTCTAAGTGGGACCTTAGGTGGGTTTCTTAACCACTGTGAGCCTCAGTTCTCCACATGTGTAGTGGGAGTGATAACTCCCGGCCTCCCAGGGTTGTCCAGATTGAAGGAGACCGTGGTGTAACACGCCTGGCAGACAGGTGTTTACCACCCGGTACGCATCTAAATGGAAGGTGGCACGTAATTCTGAGTCCTCTAACCTCAGAGCCTCAGCACATGATTGACTGAACACTGATAGCCTTTCACCGCCGCCATCCCCAGAACATACTGTTAGGTCTTTGCAGAGCTGGAAAGGGTTTTTTCTAGCTTTTGGACTCTTAGAGGTGTGGGTAGTGAGGTAGGATTGGTGACAGGTAACAGGCCGCTCCTTCAGCAATGGTTACCATGTCGTCCCACCAGGAGTAAAAGTTGGGACAAGGGGAGAGAACAGAGTCTGGGCACTCGTGATCCTTGTATGAACAGGTTGCAGAGCCAGCCAGCAGACTCTCAGCCTCAGAGAAGGGGGCAGCATGCCAGAGCTCCTGGTACCCGTGGGTCACAGATCGTAGAACCAGGTCGGCTGCAGCTTTTCATCCAAGGAAGTAACGGGCTCAGGCCACACCCAAGGGGGCGGCACGGGGGAGCGGCCTGCATCCCCCGGCATTACAAGCTTCGGGGTTTTCCCCCTGAATCATTGCCGGGTTGCGCTGCTGGTACCATAgagcagagatggggagggagtggcatTTGTGGGCAGTGTGAGCACCAGTATCGATGGTGACCGCTCAGTGCAGCCGCGGGGGGTCCCCAGGCACGGGAGTTCACAGGGCCTGTCttggtgaagtaagccagagggatgttttttctctccttctactATGGTaagtttctgttttgctttatctAAATTTAAAGGGTGTTTTGTCCTTTTCTAGCCTTTAGATGAAGCCACTCTTACTGAATTAAAAACGGTCCTGAAGACCTTCCTAAGTAAAGGCCAAGTCTTGAAATTGGAAGTTAAGGTAGGTTTTTAATTGTGTACAGTGTTTCCTCAGGTTCTTTAACACGTAAAATGGCTATAGAAAGTGGAAAATTAGATCTGTGTATATAAAAATTTACCTATAGTAGAACctacatatttattttcaatataaattaTTAGAGTCCATTGACAATTTGACTTCTGTCTTTTTCTAGATGTAATTACCACATCTTACAATTATGTAGCACGTAGACTTTTCAGAGCACTTTCTCATCTTTCCTTTTGACTAGTGAAATAGCATTGTGTTTTCACATTTTCAACCTATTTTCTCTCCTAGACTGACCCATCAATCATGGGTGGAATGATTGTCCGTATTGGAGAGAAATATGTTGATATGTCTGCAAAAACCAAGATTCAGAAGCTGAGCAGAGCAATGCGGGAGATTTCCTAAAAGTGTTGATTTTCTGTCAGTGAAAATTCTTAAGCTTGGAGCAACAATAAAATGCTTCCTGAACAGAATATACTAGGTTTATTttcttgtaaaatggaaatacgggagtcttatttttatatctttcagtgtCTACCCTTAGTTTAAACTTAAAAGACCCTTTGGAATTTAGTTTCTGTAGATTATTCTTAGGAATTTGTGGACGCTCCTATCCCTTAGGAAAAATAGTTGACATTTATTCCAGGTACTGTTTTGTGCCCAGCACCGTTAAGTACTTGGTATATCTTGCCTCACGTCCTTTGTCTCTGAGGCCAGAgcttggggaggggctgggcctaCAGGTGGAGTTAAGGTAAAGCGAACCGGTGGCTGTCCTGGAGTTTCACCTGTTGGTGTCCATCTCTAGTCAGAGAAGACGCTGAAGGTGGTTCTCGGAGCCCACGCTGGTCAGACGTAGGCAGCTGGCCCTGCTCTCCTGCCGCTCGCTCCCTGCAGCTTCTGCAGCGCACGGGCCAGCCCCATCGCTTGCCCTAAGGTCCCACATCAGCCAGGTGACTGGGGCTGCTTGGCGCTCTTAAAACAGCGCTGGTTTATACTCACCTGATTATTCTAACAGTACTTCTGTCACGTGCATTTGGCTTGACCTCAAAAGTGGTTTGTCCtacagccctgccctccatgtTGTCCTAACTGTGAAGGCAGTAATTTTTCTCTAAAGGCTTTCAGAGAGATTATGGCCAAAAAGTTGTCTCCATTCTAGAATCTAGAAAATCTAAAAGGAGTTACTCTAGCAAGCATCCACTCTGTCGACCCAACTAGGGGCAGAGGTCCAGAGCAGAACCGTCCACCTCACAGGAGAAGGCAGCAGAATAGGTTTCTCAGCCCGCTGGCCATCACAACCCCCACGAACGTCCTCACAACCAAGGAGCGGCCAGGAAGCTCCGCCCAGAATAGAATCAGGGTTTTCTTCCCCACTGGGAGCAGCTGTTCTGGGGGCAGGTACACTAAATGTTAGAAGTCACTGCTCTGGCTGGACTTCTGCCCATTGGTCCTGTCAGTTAAGTCCCTTCCAGCCAGGCTGGGGGAGCCAAACACAAAGGAAACAAAGCTTTTTGCTTCCCTGATGATTACAGTTACCCAGAAGTTGCCTGGAGCAATGCCTAGTACACCGTGGCCACTGCACTTCAGGTTATAAAACATCCCCATAGGACTAGAACCTTTACAGCCAGTGAGTGTGTTCCTTCCCTTGGATGGTAACCCCTTCCCAGACTGTCGAGTGACCAAGTCAGGTAATAACCACTCTACAAAACTCATTCAACAGGAAGTTCCACAAAAGGGGACATGACGCAGACTGCCCTGCCCTCTGGAGCAGCAGGCGTGGCGGCTAAGAGCATGTCACATGGAGGATGTCCGTCCATGCAAGCCTCTGCTGCGTCCAACCCATGAAGCGCCCCACCTTCAAGGCTCGGTCTCCTCCCTGTCAGTGGAAGAAGCAGCAGTGCCCACTTGCAGAGCTGCTGCGGGCGAGGCTAGGCTGACAGCTTAGAACCGGGCCGCACGGGCATAGAGGTGTCAGTGAATGGCTCAGTTACTGACCTGATGGCCTCTGACTTCTCTGGGCCACCTGACCCCACGGATTCACTGTTTAAACAGCATCTGACAGGTCGTAGTCACGCGACCACGTCCATCTAGTATTGCCTGCCAAAATCTGTCTTCAAGGGCCCATTCGGAACCCCTGGGCCCTGATCATTAGACTGACTTACCCCAAAGTCCTCCAGGGAAGTCTCTCCCCAGTAAAGTGCCTTTAATCCTGATGTAACACGccctagttagttgaaggatgcTCTGCAGCTTTCAAGGCCGTTTCGTGTATATCTTACTTAACCTCCTAACAGCCTTGTGTTTCGGGGGAGACTGACGTCACCACTTCACAAGTGAGGAAGGACACTGCGGGGCTCTAGAGAGTTGCTCAGGGTCATGTGCTTGGACAGCTGGTGGGTCAGGTCCCAGAGCCCAGACCATTCACTAAACACCCACCCTCTTGTTCCAGATCGTCACTGGCCACGTCCTGGCACACAGTCCCCCACCACTGGAGCCAACAGGCAAAGCTAACCGTAGGTGAgtccctgtgcccctccccactttGTCCCTGAGGTGCTCCTGATTTACCCCTTAACCCAGGTCAGCTCTTCCCCACATTTCCCCTCCTGCTGGCCTTAGAGAAAACAGAGTTGTCCAGACAACAGCCCTCTCAGGTGCCCACTCCTTGGTCACCCTCCAAGTGTTCAGACAGCAAACTGACTCCTTTTCCAGAACTTCCCCTGGGTGGGCAGAGGCAGGATGATGGCAGCTACGAAATCCTGCAGGGCAATGAGTGACCCAGAGCCACTGCCTGCATCCTAGGGCTCTGGTGCTGGGACCAGTGTGCCCTCCATCACCATGACATTGCCCTCCTGGCTGTCATGTTGCTGAAACTCTGGCTTCCTCCTGGCAAACCAGCTCCACGATCGCCTGACGCGGCAACTGATGGAGACACCACTTCGGGCCTCTCGGTACTTTCCCAGGAGTAGCTTTTAGCTACTTTTAGCTGGCCAGCCAGCTAGAGACCACACGTACCAGCCTCCCTTGCGGTACCTGCTCGTGGAACTAAGTTCCTGCAgatgagagaagagaagaaacagtGCCTGTGGCTTCCTGATGGGCCTCACGAAGAACAGGCAGGCAGTTCCCTTTGCCTCGGCTGGATGCGGCCGAGCGGTGGCAGCTGCAGCAGACACACTCCAAGGTCAAAGCCGAGCGATTTCAAGGCAGAGCCACCCTGCCAGGCCAGACCGCGGACCTCTGGGCTGTCGACAGGAGAGAGAATAAACCTCTCATTGAAGCCACGGGATGTTGGGGCTCTCAGTCTCAGCAGCTGAGTCTATAACCTGACCAATATGCCAGGTTCCCCAAAACTCATCTGCCTTCCTCCCGGCCTGCCTCCTGACCACAGTGAGGCCCACGTTGCACCAGACAGGGCATCCCACATGACGGCTGATGGACAAAATATCTTTGGGGGTAATACTGCCCTAATCCTTCAGAATCAAACCCAACAAACTTCCTGTAGACTAAGTATATAGAAATGGGACGAAATGATGAAATGCTTCAAACACTGCCTTACGTGGTCTTCAGAGATTAACCCAGAGCTCTGTGTACAACAGTATTCTTCACGGCACTTTCTTCACCAaggtcaaaattttaaaacagcctCAACATGTGACCActgagaattctttttaaaaatcagtataaaaaataaataagtagtaaaaattaaaatgaggatAAACTGGAATACCCTCAGGCAATGGGATACTATGCAGTTCTtaaaaatcaagttgtagaaAAATAGATGAGATGATAGATACAGATTTGAGTCTAAAAAGCAGCCAAAATAGAAGTGAGATGATTTATATAAATTTTGTGATTGAGCAGTGCCTTGCATCTGGGAAGTGCTGAATGTGTATTAGCCATTAATAGCACAAAAGCATCTCAAACGCATATGCGCATGCAGGAATGATGTGCGTCAAAATGTCACCACTTATTTTTGTGTGGAAGAGTATCTCCATTAAGTGACTTCaattcctttgtatttttttgtgCTTGCTAAATTTTCTGCACCAACAAATATTACTTCTGTAATTAGAAGAAAAGCagtaaatattctaaaataaaatattgcctTGATTATGCTGGCTGCTGACTGTGGTTAAATAGGCGTTGTTCAACGTGTTTTATACCAGTGATTCCTTCCACCCACCAAGCTGTGCCAGTCGGACCTTGTCAGTCTTGGAGAAGACTAGGTGTAGTCTGGAGAaagtaatttatttcatttgcttttaatgacatttactttatttttaaaagttcaaataaCAACCAAGAAAAGGGCATAAGATTTTTTATGTTTATCAAAAATGGGGCCTACTGATTTAAAAAAGGCAAAGATAGGCCACTTTAGGGTCAGTATTTTTAAGGTGCTAAGACAATTCCACCAGTGTCCCAGTCAATCATCGAATTTAAGGGGTTTGATCATATGCAGACAAATCAGTGATGAAATAAGGAGGAATCACCTTAAAACCAGAACAGAAGAAAATGCTAAAGGTTATCCATGGAGATTCAGGTAACAGTAAAATTCCATGTTGCTTTGCTAATGGTGCCCAGAGTTACGTCAAGGTTCTGAACACAGGGAGTTATTTGTGTTGGAAACTTCTTTGCAGAGAGCCTGGGGAATCCTTCTGAATGTCACTGTAAGACAGTGTTGCATTTGCGTCTCGCTCACCACCCCTGACATTCCCCGTGCTACACAGCTTCTCCAGTTCTCACAAGTACGCGGTACAGGAAATCCATTTCTACTTGGTGCTAATGTTCGTGTCTGAAGAAGGCGTGGGGGAGTTGAAAGGGTTGTTGGCTTGGtttttttacatttacttttgcacaaatttcttttcactgctACAGCCCTGTCTGTGGAGAAGAAAACACAGCAAGAGATGCCATTTGCACCGTTACCAGTCTCCTGTCTGCTCAGAAAGGAGGTGGGGCagaaaaaagccaaaataatCCACTGTAACAGGGTTgggtttttctccttttattgaCGAACTATGTGAATTGAAACCGTACAGGTCAAAGTGACCGATGAGTTGTTTGGAAGAGATTGTTCTTTTTAGATTCAAGATACATAGGAATAGCAGTCTGAAACTGATGTTGCTActggtttaaagaaaaagaaaaaaaaacctcagttaTCATAatcttaatctgtaaaatttaacatttcaTACATAATAAGGTGCCAAAGGAACTCTCCAACAGCAAAACTAGCCTCAGCTTCTTTTAAACAATAACTGAAACCTAATGTTTTGGCCCTGCTTCATCAAACCTTAGACAAATACATAATTCTACAATTTATAATAGTGTCTAGTAATTTTTAGAACTCCATTGACTTTACATATCAGACAATATAGTCTCCCTTTGATGGGAAATTAAACAGTACCAGTATTTGGCAACAGAAGTATATTACAGTCAGCAGGACACCCAACGAGTGTGGCTTAGTCCTACCCCTGGGCGGGGCTGTGAGAGGAGCAACATGCCACCAGCACTGCGACTCATTTGTCACAGGAAACACAAGGGCCTCATTAGGATTGATACATTCTTTTCCAAACAGGCGAAGGCTAACTGGAGTGGCTGTGAGCTCTGCTGGGCAGGACCCCGTGGTCTCTGGCTTTTCTTGTCCCCAGACAACTAGGCCCAGGGGACAGCTGACTGGCTGGCTCATTCCCACTCACAGCCCCACTGCCACCGCAGCCACAAGGGCATGGTGCTGAGGAAGAAGGGTCAGGACCCATCCTGAGCGGGTGGCCCAGACCGCGTGGGCTGCTGGGGGCCTGAGACAGCCTTCCCAGGCCACCTCAAACAAGGAGATCTCTGAACAGCTCCATATTTGGGAATAAAGTCAGTGACACCCACACAGACAGTTCCTCAAGGTAATTTGCAGATTGCTTGTCTGACAGTAGATTCCAGGAAGCTTCCAGAAATCACAGCTCCCCACACCCCTGAAGTCCAGAAAGTCACTTGGACCCCAGCATCTGCCAGTTTCAGGCCTAGTGAAAAGGGACTTTGACTGTTGGTCGCCAGCATTAGGAAGCATACTGCTTGTTGAAAGAAATGTTGAAAACCTAACGCACACATTCCCCATATGTCCTTTCAAGCCACGACCTTCAACTTTTCACAAACAGTGACCTCTGCGCAATGCCCTGGCTCCCCGGGAAGTGGCTATTTTCAGTGACGCCTCGTTCCCAGCCTGTTAGAGGAGGCTGGCCTCGCGGGGCTGCCACCTCCTGAAATGACTTCTGAATGCATCTCTCAGAGGTTTAGACCTTGACTTTCATGGGATTTTGCATTCCATCCCTCCCTAGGTGGCCTGCGGGGACATTTCTGGTGGCAAGTATAGAAAGTCTTGCCCCAGAAGCAGCCTGGACCTCTGAACCTTCCCTGGGGAAGGGAAAAGGTGTCTCTTGCCTCTGGCATCTCCGCCGGGGACACAGGCACCTAGGAGGCTGCTCTGTGCTGCCTGTTTTGTGAGCCAGAAACAGCTTAACCCAGAAACCCCAAACATCACCCTTCAAGCCGCCCAGCTGTGAAACAGACAAAGACGGTGAAATGCCCCAGGAAATTGCATGGAAAATGCAAACGCCAATGGGATATGCTGAATCCATCCTGAAAGAGAACTGCAGAGGGTGACCAGGAAGTCAGGGGTGGCCACCTGCCCACATTCGGACCTCTCTAGAAGGACGGTTGGGTCCGCCCCAGATTCCTGACCAATTTGCCAAAACTCATGGAAACTTCTGGGACACATCACACGGACCTGACGGAAGCAGGCTGTCAATCCTCTCATCCTTCCTGACACAACACCCTCCAGAATATGTTACCTGTTTAATGAAACACCAAGGCCTCATCTGAGGTCTCGGCGGAAGGATACATCACTTTATCTCACCGCCACCCATTCCATTCAAATCCATCACgctccctgcccccgccccaaAATGATTTCTTTGAATTTCTAACATATGCAACtcggattttctttttaataaaagaaatttagtTGGGTTGAACCCAAGTAATCTGATTAAGTTTTCTACTCCTGGaacaggtttttaattttttttttctatagttttATGCACTTAAATTAGATTCCTAAAATACTCtcatatacatacagaaaaaataaTCTCTCGATGGCAAATCACATTTTACAATAACAAGTTAAATATTTATGACTACAGAATCTCTGTTAGTTTATGTAACATTCACCAGCATGGCCTCTGCCATACCATGTGTACATCTAGTCAGGGACAGCCCCATAAACATACAGCAGGGATTTCTGGACAAGCCATTTAAAGAGCATAACTTTTTCACTTTAGGTAGTGGAATTCTGCCTTTTTCTTAGCTGGAAACTGTATAAAATGCAGAAAACCGGTAGCTGAGAACTGATTATCATACACAGGACATTTTTGTTGCAGATTCTCCACTGTATACACGTATTTACACACATGTTGACCACTTACAGATGTGAGGATACAAGGTGACGTGACGTAGCTAAGGCAATGCGACATGAATTGTATGACTGCCAACTTCTCTGTCCAGGAAGGGCTATGAAGGGGTGGAAAGAAGGGGTCCGTGGGGGTACAGACCTCAGCTAGCTGGGCTTCAGCAGACAAGATCTGAAGTTGGTTTTATAGTTCAAAGACACTTGGGCTATTGGCAATGTATGTTTTAAATGCATGTGTTGAAATAAATATCATTACCAAAGATCTTGCTAGAATATCTACTTTCTGACAGTGAATATTTAGCAGGTGACATTTGAAGGATGTTAATCTGTAAAATGTACAACAAAATGTTCATTCATGACAACTAATGCTGACACAATATTAATTAAATGCCTCTAGCAAACCCTTTCTGAACTTCCAGTAGTTTGGACAATTGCATTACACGTAGAGACGAAGCtataatttgctatttctttCAAAGTGACACAGTCAAACCCATGCAAGATGAATTTACAATTTCTGTTCAACTTTCTGTCAGTATTTTTACTTAGCAAACTTTAGAATCCCAGACAGAACCGAGAAACGTAGATGGGATTATTGCTCTGTGGGTACGGAAGTGAAATTGGCTTGCAAAGACCAAGCAGAACCACAAAGGTTTTGGTGCATCAGGTCGAGCGCTAGAAAACACTAGTGAAAGGAAGTAACAAGCACACAGCAGGAGCAGCTCCGTGGTCATCAGCCTCCCGGGCCCGTGGTGTCTAGAGCTGGAGGCTACTCACACAGGgggtcccctcctctctcctcacatCACCCTACTCACAGACCATCCTATGGGGAGAGCCCAGCTGGGAAGCCACTGCCTCTCAGAAGCAAGCACCCTCCAGACACCTGTAGACCAAGGGCCCAGGcctggcagggaggcagcaggcCGGACGCCCTCCCTCTGAGGAACAGCACCCAGCCCCAGGGGAACAGGCACTGagcacacaccccacccccagctccctgctTCTTATAATTATTACCGGATGCTCACTTGGAAGGCAGAGGCTGGAAAAACCTCTCTGTCCTATCAGCAGAGGAGAAAAGTCCCTAGGGGATGACTAATGACCAAAAGGAAGGGTTTTATGTCAAATCAGTGGGTTAAATGGTAAAGCCTCTTGGCATCTATAGCATGCCCTGGACTGGGAGCCGGGATAGCAGGCATATCTGCCAGCTAGTGGCTTGGGTCCCCTACCCTCTGATTGGTCCAGACCACCTGTGCTTTTATGAAATAAAAGCAGACATTTTGAAAAGTGTATCAGCCCCCCTCTCCGTAATCTGCCAGGGAAACTCCACAAAGAAGCGAAAGATGAAGCCCCACCTGCTTCAAAAACCAACTGAAAATACGTGACCAGGGCCGGCTTCACGGGCGTGTGACCTGTGCAGTCACACAGGACCCTGTGCTTAGAAGGATCTGCTCTTGGTTGAATTCTCTGCTGTCATCACctcaaaattcttaataattttgaacAAGGGGCCTCACCTTTTAATTTTGCACTGAGCCCACCAATTATGTAGTGGGTCCCAAGTGTGACTATGAGAGGGTCAGACCAACGTGTTCCCCTGTTCAGTCCACATATCCACTCATTGTCCCCGGTGCACAagcaggcacgcacacacacacacacaccatgcaaTGAGCTGCATCCCAACAGTTCCTCTACATCTGAAATTCCAGAAGTCCTAGTCTCCAAGTAGAGACTCTGTTATCAAATCCAAGCAGAGGGGACCTGACTTCTAGGGACGGCCCAGCAGTGAGGGGACACCTCCAACTTACATCTGAGGCCCCCAAACGGCTGAATCTCAGGGGCCTTCACCAAAGCAGATGCAGGAAGGCTAAAGACCCCTTTTATAGCCCCAACCCCAGCAGCAGAGAAAAGCAAAGTGTCACCAGGTACCCCAGGAGTGCTGGCTTCGAGCCCCAATCTCGCCACtaacctccttccctctcctgccttcAGTCTCAGACTCAGCAAGCTCGTCCTGTGATTTAAACAAGAGCGATATCCTGGAGCTGCAGTAGGTGGAGCCAGCGCCCTGGGATCCGCCGGAGGGACCGGCCAGTTTCCAGGGGGAGATCGCCCCCTAGCGGCCACAGTGGGTAGAACGGCAGCTGCAAAGCCGCCACCCCGCTTTCTCTGCTTCCTGCAACGCCCTCTTTGCCCCAGGCCCTCATTCTGTTtagacagagaaaccaggagGAAATAAGGGGTTTGAGTATAATAGGAAAAATGCAAAGGAACATAGTTTTAGAAACACAGACGCACAGAAATGTTATTCTTCTAAATGAAAAAGTACAAAACCAGAGTTcctagaagaagaaaaatatgcattCTTTCCACTGCATTAAAAGTAACCCTGGTTACTGATAATTCTCAGTAAATATCAGAGAAACGCTCAATTTTTTTCAAGGCTGACCATGTAAGCCCACTTCTGAACAGGTTTACTTGGTGCGCTTTGAATCCTAAAATATTCACACTATTCAGATTTTAACAATATAGGCTGGTATAGAAAGTAGAGCAAAAGCCTATTAAAAACAACTCACAAAACACCTTGACTTACAGTAAGGGCGAACCTACCCCTTAAATAGGGCAACCACACATAGCTGAAAAAATGATTATGTGGGTGTTGTCTGGTTCCCCGAGGTCAGATTAAAGAGAGTTCCTTTCAGCGGAGG includes the following:
- the ATP5PO gene encoding ATP synthase peripheral stalk subunit OSCP, mitochondrial, with protein sequence MMATPAVSGLSRQVRCFSTSVVRPFAKLVRPPVQIHGIEGRYATALYSAASKQNKLEQVEKELLRVAQILKEPKMAASIMNPYVKRSIKVKSLNDMSAKERFSPLTSNLINLLAENGRLSNTPGVISAFSTMMSVHRGEVPCMVTTASPLDEATLTELKTVLKTFLSKGQVLKLEVKTDPSIMGGMIVRIGEKYVDMSAKTKIQKLSRAMREIS